A genomic region of Metopolophium dirhodum isolate CAU chromosome 1, ASM1992520v1, whole genome shotgun sequence contains the following coding sequences:
- the LOC132935248 gene encoding LOW QUALITY PROTEIN: zinc finger protein ZFP2-like (The sequence of the model RefSeq protein was modified relative to this genomic sequence to represent the inferred CDS: inserted 1 base in 1 codon), whose product MEKKLYQCDVCDKSFSVSGSFIAHKRTHTKEKPYTCGVCEKSFSETGQLTKHKRAHTGEKPFTCSICDKSFSVSGNLIAHMRTHTGEKPYACDVCEKSFSESGILTRHKRTHTGEKPFACNVCDKSFSVSGNLIAHKRTHTGEKPYACDVCKKSFSESGHLTTHKRTHTGEKPFKCDVCEKSFSQSSHLTKHKRTHTGEKPFACDVCEKSFSQSSHLTKHKRTHTGEKPYACDVCEKSFSEGGSLTKHRRTHTGEKPFACDVCEKSFTESGHLTRHKRTHTGEKPYACDVCEKSFAQSDHLTKHRRTHTGEKPYACDVCKKSFTESGSLTTHRRTHTAEKSYACDVCDTSFSVSGGLTRHKXYAHGTPIGIIKDL is encoded by the exons ATGGAGAAGAAACTTTACCAGTGCGATGTCTGCGATAAGTCATTCTCTGTAAGTGGAAGTTTTATAGCACATAAGCGGACGCACACTAAAGAAAAACCGTACACTTGCGGTGTATGCGAAAAGTCGTTCTCTGAAACTGGCCAATTGACAAAACACAAGCGGGCGCACACTGGAGAAAAACCGTTCACTTGCAGTATATGCGACAAATCGTTCTCTGTGAGTGGAAATTTGATAGCACATATGCGGACGCACACTGGAGAAAAACCGTACGCGTGCGATGTATGCGAAAAGTCGTTCTCTGAAAGTGGCATTTTGACGAGACACAAGCGGACGCACACTGGAGAAAAACCGTTCGCATGCAATGTATGCGACAAATCGTTCTCTGTAAGTGGAAATTTGATAGCACATAAGCGGACGCACACTGGAGAAAAACCGTACGCGTGCGATGTATGCAAAAAATCGTTCTCTGAAAGTGGCCATTTGACGACACACAAGCGGACGCACACTGGAGAAAAACCGTTCAAGTGTGATGTATGCGAAAAGTCGTTCTCTCAAAGTAGCCATTTGACGAAACACAAGCGGACGCACACTGGAGAAAAACCATTCGCGTGTGATGTATGCGAAAAGTCGTTCTCTCAAAGTAGCCATTTGACGAAACACAAGCGGACGCACACTGGAGAAAAACCGTACGCGTGCGATGTATGCGAAAAGTCATTTTCTGAAGGTGGCAGTTTGACGAAACATCGACGCACGCACACTGGAGAAAAACCGTTCGCGTGTGATGTATGCGAAAAGTCGTTCACTGAAAGCGGCCATTTGACGAGACACAAGCGGACGCACACTGGGGAAAAACCGTACGCATGCGATGTATGCGAAAAGTCGTTTGCTCAAAGTGACCATTTGACAAAACATCGACGCACGCACACTGGAGAAAAACCGTATGCTTGCGATGTATGCAAAAAGTCATTCACTGAAAGTGGCAGTTTGACAACACATCGACGCACGCACACTGCAGAAAAATCGTACGCGTGCGACGTATGTGACACGTCGTTCTCTGTAAGTGGCGGTTTGACAAGACACA TGTACGCACATGGCACACCGATCGGAATTATCAAAGATCTATGA